The Musa acuminata AAA Group cultivar baxijiao chromosome BXJ2-2, Cavendish_Baxijiao_AAA, whole genome shotgun sequence genome contains the following window.
ATAATTATCTAAACTTTAATGTCTACTGTTACAAGATCGGTCGCAGTGACAAATTCTTAAATTTCAAAGTATTATCTTGTGCATAATTCTTTAGGTAGCTGAATCAGCTGCATCTCATTGGCAAAAATTTGCAAGGTCCAAACACATCTGGGAATAATAAAATTTAGATGAACTTTTCTGCTTTAATTTTCCTTGGAAATCATCCAGATGAAACATTTTTGAAAAGTCAATACAAAGTTCTGGATTGCTTAACCTACCATAGAGATATATTTCACAATCTCTTTTTTTTAAAGCTTTGTGAAAGAGAACATTTAGCAATCAGTGAAGATACCTTTTTTGGAGGTTTGTTTCCAAAAACTTCACCCATTGCAAGCCTTTCACTTGATTCCTATGATAAACAAGCACAGAATGCCACTTACTACCAGACCTTGCTATAGCAATTAAGCAAGTAAGCTAATTGCTTACAGGATGATACTTCAAAAGGTTGTCAATGATGCTAAGACGAATTCTTTCCAATATCTCTGGATCCTCAACCTTGCACCCCCTAGGATGCTCATGAAGTCAATACcaataattattaatttaagcAAATGCTTCACTTGCAGTATTTGTCCAAAATAAAATTCTGAAATAGACAAGGTAATAAAGCAGAATACAGGGAAAAAAGGCATCAGATGCAAATAGTTTGCATGAATGTTTAACTGGAAATATTAATTACAATGTATTTTATATTAGGTTCTTATGTTACAGCTATTTAAGTAAATCAAATTACCACAATCAACTTGAAAACAATAAACATATACACAACAAACAAAGCTAATTTATTAGTTAGATGGATCAGCCAGAAATATTAACTAGGATCTTTTGCATGATATGGTAACGTAGTAGTAGTCTTTCCTTTTTGCATAAAATATTCAGGTGCATTATTGAATTCATGCTCAGAGTGTGACAAATCAAATTTACCACAAATGGTCGTTACCATCGTTTACATAATATTTTCCGAAACCTAGTGCATGATATTGCTGCTATTATGCATACATACACAGCACAACCCAAGTACATCTCAGATTATCAGAAATTATGACCAAATAGTGCCATAACAATAACAATGCAGTTACAATTTTCAGACATGAATTACTTACAAATATTTATGTAAGGTCAGCCTGAATGTTGAGAAAATACGTAGAGGATGTAAAAGAGATGCATGTGCTTAAAACTAGATTTCTCAATATGGATTTCGTGTAACAAAACCAGATGGGATAACTGTAAACAATCATGAATACTTACTGTTGTGTAATAAAAAATTGGGTTTTCACAATGGCATCTTCAGTAGTTACAGTTCCCTTTGTCACATCCAATCCTAGATCCTTGAGTTCTCGCATCTGCAGATTTTGGGAATACAAATGCAATAATGTTTCAATTTTCTGCAAGTTGTATCCAAATCATAATCATCTAGCATCTTTTTAGAACACTaagcagaaaaagaaaagaaaagaaattcagCTACATACTCAATGTGCTTTAATAGTGGCACCATCTGTAACCTTAAAGGCTCATCCGTGCTTAAGTAATGTTTGGATATTTAATGACTCATCTTAACTATCATGCACTAAGATATGATATACAATctccaggaggaggaggaggataataataataataataataacaataacaataacaataacaataacaataataataataataataataatactaataataataatagccaCAAATGTATTGACATAAAATTTATGTTCTATGTTTGGTTCATATAGCTTGGGTGCATTAGCACATTAGTTGGATTTAATATGAGCTATTTGCAGGATTATTATATATGCTTAActagtttacaaaaaaaaaatccaaacaaaCTAAGTGACTTTCAACAGATAGATACCAGGACTAAATGCATATTTATGTACAAGAGGGGCAGTGAGAAcaggtatatatacatatatacatatacatatacatatatacacatatacatatatatacatatatatacatatatatatatatatgtatatgtatatgtatatatatgtatatgtatatgtatatatatgtatatatatatgtatatatatgtatatgtgtatatatatatatgtgtatatatatatatatgtatatatatatatatatgtatatatatatatgtatatatatatatatgtatatatatatatatacatatatatatatacatatatatatatatacatatatatatatatatatatatgtatatatatatatatacatatatatatatatacatatatatatatatacatatatatatatatacatatatatatatatacatatatatacatatatatatatatacatatatatatatatacatatatatatatatacatatatatatatacatatatatatatacatatatatatatatacatatacatatatatatatatatatatatatatatatatatatatatatatatatatatatatatatatatatatatatatatatattgtgtgtgtatgtgtgtaagCAGAGAGAAAGAGATGACCGTGTCAAGTAATGCTCCCAGACGATCACCAAAACTGAGCCACACAATAGTCGCATGTGCATCTGAGGCTTGATCTATCAAAATAATTGGCATTGGTACTGAATCATTCTCCTGGTCAGATTTCTGCTAGAGTAGTAATTTGTCAAAGTGATAATCAAAAGTAAAAACCTGCAATTTCAATATGTAACTTCAAGAGATTTCATGTAAATCCCATAAAATCTGCATATACAAACTATCCAGAAAGCTCCCGGTTGCAGGATTTATCATGTATCAAATGGGAGAATGTCTGATACACAATAACGAAGCATTTTATTATGAAATACCAAACATATTTTTGTTTTACATTTCTTAGTTCAATTAAATCAGAAATGAACAAAAATAATTAGGAATAGCAGCTCTGGGTTATTAATATCCTTTTCTTTTCCCTGACTTGTGCCTTACCCGATTGCCTCTGCGAAAATACAATTCCagtgaaattttaattttttttactagcAAAATGGATGACAGAGACATCAGATGAGAAGAGGATACACCAAGGAATATGCTTTTTAGCAGCAGGAGCAAACTTATCTACTAATACAGGTCACCTGCCCTGAAGATTACTCTTTATATGCACAAATATTCAGAGGAGTAAAAGATGTCATACCTTCGAGGAAGTTTCTACAGCCCCATTTGGATTAAGATAATATTGAGAATCATGACTGTCCCTATAACATATACGTAAGATATTCAATACCAACCACAGACGATTGACGGTGTTAAATAACCTCATATATCACAATGGTAAAGTCATGCATAGTAAATGATAACTATCCTAGAAAACTTAAGAGAGTACATAGTTATAGAACTCCAGTTTTTCAAAAAACAGAATCCCataaaaaatgatttgaattttaaaGTGTAATAACATACAGAATCCCACAAAAAATACTGGGTTTAGTCTGTTTTGTCTTCTTTGTAAACTGCTGCGTCTACTAATTTACAGGTTGGTACTACTTAAGCTTTCATGGATTAGCATTACAAAGGGATAACTCATACCAGTAGAATATGCACTAGGACGTTGTTTTCACAAATCTCTAACTGTAATATCATGAAACAAAAGAATGCGACTGTAGATCATGAAACCGGATCCGAACAGATTAAATCAACATGAACAAGATAGCAGAAAAATTAATCACGGGAGCTCACTCAGAGCCCAGATTTTCATCAAGAAAGCAAATATCAACTAAATAAACTAACCATGAGCAAGAGAATCCAGAAGCATGAGGCTGAAGCACGGTAAATCAATCAAAGCGTTGTTTCTTGAACAAGAAACTACAATATCAACTAAATCGTAGCACCAAGACCCAGACGAAGAAATCAAACCTAGATGACATGTAagaaaacccaaaaagccatggacGAAGCCCCGTTTCGTTCAGAGGACGACAACACCACAAGCGGAATCGTCCACCTCCGGGGACTGAGTCGTCAACGACGGGTCATAATTCACAAGAATTAGCGAGAGAAGAgatcaaagaagaaagaaacagCTATACAATATGCGAAGGGAAGCGAATCCAAGCTCACCCATGCAGCTTTCCGAGAAAGACACCGCCGCCGGAGGCGACCGATCCGTGGAGGGAGGGGTCATGCTTGCCGATCTCGAGAGGTTGGGGGAACTCTAGGTGGGCTGAAACCCTAGATCGGGGGCGGAGAGCAGcgggggagaagaagaggaagcgagaGGAGAGGAAGGCGCTTGCGAGAACCAttattctcttctttcccagcaacGGAATGGGAGGTTACAGAAGGGAAAGAGGAAGTTGGTATTTATAAGGCGAAAACGACCCCCGCTCTTGCGTCGGCGAGTCTGTTTCGCCCTCCGCCTTCGGTTGATGCCACGTCAGGATGAGTGGGTTTCCCGCGCTCGAATCAAGTCCGAATCTGATCCATTTTCCGAAACCAACACTTCCTCCGCCCTCGTCTGTTACGAGCCCGCCTACTTGACTAGTTATTGGAGCGTTTCCCGGGCCCCACCTATGGGTCCCAGCGATTCTCGCGAAGTTGGTCCCATGCTAAAGTTCCACCTGTTCTACTAAGATGGACCCCGCTTAGCTCCAATCACAAGCTAGGTACCTGTGCGAATAAGCGTTGCTTGGGTGTGAGTAATACTGCTCGAAGCCTGGACACAGCCAATCATTGATTTGGAGAAACCAATAATGGAGAAGCTTATCAGCTAATCAATCCTGGCCGTTGGTGTCACACACTTCGTCTTCATGCAGTACTACTATTGGTATGTGTCTAATTGCTGACCCCATTGCTTGTCAAACGAGTGGTTATGCGCAATGTGATCGTTAATTCGTCCCTTTTTGTGGGCTCATCAAGTCAGAGGATAATAGTTTAATGGAGTGCGGATGAGTGACGTAGGATCCAATAAACGTTAAGGCGTTTCGGTTCTTTTAAGAAAAGAGCAATGAGAGCAGAGAATAATGCAATCACTGCAAGGGAGTCGAGTGTGTTGACAAGCCATCAGCCACGTCTTACCGCAAAAACAATGCTGTAAATCCAATGCCATGGCGGACGAGTCCAGTTCAGTGCAGTCCTGTTTTGCTTCTTTCGTGTCCGCCTAAAACCATACCGCGACCTCACTGGGAATAAAATGAGAAAGGAGACGCCTCCAATCCTATCCATGACTCCTCTTTCTTTTCCTCCTAAAATATAGGCGACAGTCTCCCTAAAAAAATgtgtaaatattatattattattatttaatatttttttaatacatcAGCCGACCCCTTTCGTTTTGGAAGTTTCCGCCGCCAATCCGATCGCTTTCGTCTCCGTTTCGCCCAATTCCGCCCCGATCGCTTCCGATCAGCGAACGCCGGCAGTCGAGGCGCCCAGTCGCCGGACCAGCGCTGCGATCGCCGGAGGAGCAAGGGATCGCGGGAGATTGGATCGCTAGGTTCGTCCGCGGATTAGGGTTTCGCTTTCCCTTCTGCTCCTTTTCGGTCGAGATTTAGCTGCTTCAGCTTCTGATTCTCATTCTTTCCTGCTTGTCTCGTCTTTGTGAGCTGTAGCTTGAGCTTTCGAATTGGTGGATTTACTTGGCTACTTCgtgtcttttgcttcgaaatcttTGCTGAAGTCGGTGGATTGCTTTCTGGTTCTCGTTAGGGTTCGACTCGGTGGTTGGAGAGCTTTTTGTAGTTGTAATATGCTAGTTTTGTACTTCTAATTGAGTTGTTTGGTTTCATTTTAGTGGCTCGAGTCGTGCTTTTGGGCTTTCAGTTCGTCTTCTTTCTTGTGGAGTTTCTCAGTGATGAATTCACGTAATTCCTCATCGTCTTGTGCTTCGCTATGGCTTCGGAACTTTGAATTACTATTGCATTCACTGTTGTTCGTAGCTGGATGACCCGTGTTTCTTGAACATTGTCTTTGAACCTTCTTTGAACCCACACTTGAACATTGTCTCACTTGCCGCCTCTCTTTTTATTAGAAGAGATGTATCATTTAGAGTTTCTATTAAAAGAATTCTTTCAATTCTGTGGAAGACCAGTTATGTACCAACATCAGCTTCTGAGGTTGTAGAAATTTATAAGGAATGTATGTCCATATGCAGGAATGAGATGTGGATGTGAGCTTTTATggttgattaagcatgaaaatgtcaGGAAGTATGAGGGCAGAGTCAGCTTCGAGTAGTCTGGATGGACCAAACTTTGCTGCTTCCTATCACAATGGGCAGCGTGGGACCTACTCAGGCTCTGGTTTGGAGAGGTCTGGAAGCTTCCGCGAGAGCTTGGAGAGCCGTATTCTGGTTACTGGGCCCGGTACATCGAGAAACACAGCCTCCTCTGCAGAAATACCACATTTGCTGCAGTATCTTTCATTAGAGCATTTCTCAATGAGCGAGCATAAGTATTCTCGCTCTGGAGAATTAAGAAGAGTTCTAGGTGTTACAGTTGAGGAGCACTCTTTTGGATCTGTGCAGTCTAAGCTGCTCCCTCCCATTGCATCAGAAGATCTTAAACGTTTCAGAGCTAGCATATTTGAGTCATCAACCAGAGCAAGGTTAGTTTCTTCATGCATTTGCCTATTGTTTTCTCTGTATCTATGAAAGCATGATTTGCTTATAGTTACTATATTTTATACTGTTCTGGACAAATCTATCTTTGAATGAACCATTAATTGTTCAACCTTTGTATCTGCTGGATTTTAATCATGTCACTGCTTGGCACATGGGATATGTGTATAAAATCCTGCATGCAAGTAAACATACTTGGAATTGGTTCAATTATACAGTGACATTGTAGTGGCTGCTTGCTGATGATTAACTTCTTTTTCACCAGGGATAGAATGAAGTCATTGCAGGAATCAATTATGAAATTGGATAAATATCGCAACTTGCTTTCAAGGAAACGACAAAGAACTGATCAGTTATATGAGAAGTCAGGTAATTCAAATCCACTTAAGATGGGAAGTCAGAGTCATCAAAGCCCTTCAGAGATTGCAAGTCCAAGACTGGAGGACAGAGCAAAGAATGTAATTCCAAATAAACGTGTTCGCTCCTCTATGGCGGAAGTACGGGTTTGTATATCTTCCCAAGGTGTTATCTTTAGAGATAAGGCTCTTGTCTTTGTCATTTCTTGTGGAGTCTGTTGTACCACTTTTTGGTGATTTGAggatttttaataaattaatgcTGTCTTAGTTGTTAATAACCAACTATGTTTACAATCTATAATCATTCTTCCTCCAGTAAATCTATGCATGCTTTTAAGCCTCAAGTTCAACTATTCTGTTAACATTTATTCAGAATTTGTTATCAGTCCAGTTACATGCCTCTCTGATTTGTTGCTAGAAATAAGCATATTGATTACTTGTTTGCGatccattttcttttttttattgaaactCAAATGTGAAGTTTTTAGTTTGTTCATTATAGCTGAAATGACTTTTTCCCCTTTATCTGCTTCAGCCAGAAGGGCGTGGGACTGTTCTTCTGAGGCAAGGTGCAGTTATAGAAAAGGATAAAAATGTGCTTTCTGACAAGGATAAAGTTATGCTTAGAGGTTGCAATGGGGGGCCAATACCTTCAGAAGAGAAGATGTGTGGACTCCCTCCAGGGGGTGATGGATGGGAGAAAAATAAACGAAAGCGTTCTGTTGGCCTTAACAGAGTAATAGATGGTGATAGAGATATTAAACAACCATTTCAGCAGAGGCCTAACAGTGAATCTCGTCTACGCCCTTCTGATGGCAATGGATTCAGGTAACTATTTGAGGAGGTTATACACCTTAAACAATTTATTTATACTTTTCAAGCATAGGATCTTTGTTTAAGTTACTGGAGATAAGAATCATCATCCTACTTTGTTTAGAACAAATAACTGCTTCTGGATTGCTGACAAAATTGTGCAACTATTCTTAGTTTCTTTTTCAGTAGTACCTTAGTTTAGAGTATGAGGTCCTAGAGCTCAGGACTTCAATGAGGTAGCCATTTCAAAGTTATCATGCAGAAGTGTTTTATGTGATTAGCTAGATCTGTGGGTAAAACATCATATTCTGCAAGTCAAAAATTTATTAGTTAATATTAATTCATATTGGATGGGTATGGTGAGGGTGGGAGAAAGAAGCTATTGTGGGTTAGGGTTAGGAATTGCTGCTTACTGTGGTAAGGCTCTGTACCTCAACTTACCCCAGATCTCATATTGGTAGAGTCCTATCCACGTGGCCACCTTTATTTTTGTAGTAGGTTTTTCATCTAACAGTAGAACACAATGAAAAATAGTAACAAGACAAGGTAAGCCAGCAATTTTAAACTAGTACATCAAGAAGCTATGATGCTTGGATTCCTTCAATTTCCAATTAGTGTAAGAAGTATTTAGGCTTCGAATATTAGCATTATGGCCATTTTTGTAATTTAGAGCCCCTATATTCTTTTCAATTTAATATGAGAGttactttcttttttgtttttactttttgatttcaATGTTTATTATGAGTAAGTTTTGACCTTGTACATGCACTATCTAGGGAATTAAGAGACAGTTTCTCTTTAAAGGGTAAATCTAACGTTTTTTGGTTTTGGTATCAGACTCTAGATATGGTTGGTATTTTCAGGGCATTTGTGCTTATTTGACCCACTTAAGCTGAAGTAGTGATGTACCTGTTGACCAAGTTCAGGATGAGTACATGCAGGAAAACCTACACTGATTTGAGTACGAGCATGCAACTCAAGCATTGTTTTTTCAGCTCAAATATAAAAAAGTGTAAATTACATCACTCAATCCTTCAAATCTGGGATGAACTTTATTTGGGTCCCTAAAATTCAATTTGTGCCAgttgtttttataaatttatcaacATTTGATACAAGTCCTGTTGTTAGCTTTTATCCATTAACCTTTGTGAAAAGTTAATTTTGCTATACAACAGGATTGGACTCACCAACGTGGATAAATGTCAGCGAGAACTATTGCTTCTTGATTTATTATATAGCTTTGTGGGTTGATAATTTCTTGGAAACATTTAGTTGGTCAAAAAATAGGGATATCTTTCTGATGgtgagttttttttcttttcaatctgttgaatgaaaaaagaaaaagaaaatagaacTTTGATCTAACAAAAAAATTCCTGCTGACTAGGTAGTGGTGATCTTTCACGTCCCTACTCTCTTTCTATCCCTCAATAACATTTAGAAAATTTCTGCTAATATTTGCTTCAAACTCTCATCTTGCAGACCTGGCTTGTCTAGTGTAACCACAATAAGCAACAAGATGGATAGCTGCCCCGAAAATAGTGGTGCTAACTCTCGTGGAATACTCAAGAATGACTTGGATGGTAGCTCCACTCCAAATGAAAGACGAGAACATTTTGTTGGACAAGATAATGATCGAATGGTGCCTAAAGGAAGCAATAAGTATGTTTACATTACACTTATATTGCTTTTGTGGCTACATTATAAGATAGAAAATCATGAAAGACTGCAATACAAGCTCCCCATTACTGCAAAGCATATTCCTTCAAACTTGCATCTAGTGTAATGTCCTTGGAGAGGGTTATATGGTTACTGTTTACATTATGTATCATGGTATTATATGTAGCTTCTAGAGGCAAACTAGTGTTAGGCTAAGTGGCTAACACTAGTGTTTGGCTACATCCCTTCAAACTTTTATCTGGAGATTTCTGTTTtgctttaaaatttaaatattttgctcCATTTTTAGCTCTGCATGTATTATCGTTGAACATTCAGCAAATATAACATTGGCTCATTGTTATATCCAGGTTAAATATGCGTGAGGATGCTCAAGTGGGAAACCAAAGTCCTCTGATAAAAGGAAAAGCATCTAGAGCACTGAGAACTGGTTCAGGCATTGTCATGAATGCATCTTCTAATTTTCTTCGTTCATCTGGTAGCACTGATGGTTGGGAGCAAGCCCCCTGCATCAACAAAATTCAGCCGTCAAATGGGGTGAACAATCGTAAAGGGTCAACAGGGTCAATAAATAATGAATCATCATCACCCTCTGTAACTCAATGGGTGGGTCAACGGCCTCAAAAAATCTCTAGAACAAGAAGGGTTAATGTAGTTTCTCCAGTCTCAAACTTGGATGATGCTCAGTTTTCACACGAAGGATTTTCTACTCCAGATGGTGGCGCCAGAATGACAACTACAGATACCAGTGGGCTTTTAATTTCTAGAGGCAGGCCCAGTAGCAATCACCAATCAAAACTGAGACTCGATAATGTCCTCTCTCCTGCAGTATTATCAGAAAGTGAAGAGTCAGTTGCTGTCGAGAACAAGTTGAAGGAGAAAGGAACTGATAATTTTGAGCTAGAAGATGGTGCTCAAGCACCCCTTAAGGCAACAACTTCTGCTTTGCCATCAAAGAAGACCAAGACTACTCCAAAAGAAGAAATTGGAGACGGAGTTCGAAGACAAGGTAGGAGTGGAAGAGGCTCAGTACAGTCAAAATCATGTTTACCTCTACCAAGGGAGAAACTGGAAAATGTAGATTCTACAAAGCCACTCAAAAATGGAAAGCATGGTTCTGAAAGGAGCGAAAGGTTCCAGACTTTCTTGATTGCTATGGAATTAAAAATCTTGCTATTACTTTGTACTTATGAATTGGATTAAGCTTACTAAGTTGTACTATTGCCCGGTACAGTAGGATTGGCCGGCCTCCTTCAAAAAAGTTATCTGATCGGAAGACTTGTGTCCGTACACAAATTATGAATGGTGGTTCCTTTGAATTGGCAGGTTCTAGAATTTATATCCATTTAACAATTCTATAGTTGATCTTTTCCTTGCTTTTTTACATCTGTAAGGTGCAACCTTATATGATCAAATTTTGTAGGAGAATCAGAGGATGATCGAGAAGAATTACTGTCAGCTGCAAATGCAGCTCGTAGCGCCAGCTgtgagattcatcttaaaaatatttgctTCCACAAATCAAATCCATTTACACTTTGCTTCCTTTGTTTTATTGTCATTCTTACTTTTGTAGATCATGCCTGTTTAAGCACTTTCTGGAAAAAAATGGAATCCATTTTTTCATTTGTGACATTGGAGGATATATCTTTTGTCAAGCATCAGGTTAGTGTTTATGTTGTATGATCCCTTTTTTAATAATAGTATCTGTTTATGTTATGCTGACAAGCCTTACTCTTCATTTACCCAACTTTGTAACAGATTCATTTTGCTAAGGAGGTAGATGGAAGTTTGTCTAACAGGGTTGAAGTTGGCCATGATGTAATGGTACTAGCCACTTCTAATTTTCTGCATATGTCTTTCATGTTTCGTCTTTGAAGAAGGTGTGGACTTGTATGTTTATAACCTTAGCGCTTCCTGAATATGAAATCAGTTTCTCTCTTTCTTCGTCTCTCAATTCAATGAACTATATTTGTGAATTGTGATACTAGTGATTTTAAATTAACAACTCTGTAGACTTGGTAACTTTACTTTTCAGCAGCCTGTGTTGGTGTCTGATCAGAATCATTCCATTTCTTTTCAGGATGAGGTCCTTTACGATGTGGCATCTTCACCTCACATTTCCTTTGCCAGAGAGCAGTCAAGTGTGGTTGGATCAACCAACAAATCTTTTGAGACCCGTTATTCGGCTGCTGGGACACAGCATGTCAATGCATCACTTGGAAGATTAGAGACCAAGAGATGGTATGACAAAATGGTTCCACTCACGCAGAGGCTTCTCTCAGCCTTTATCACAGAAGATGATatcaaaaatgttgaaaatgactcCCAAGGCGAATCAGTTTTACAGTTGTCAAGTGATTATGTTCATTATGGTACTAATAGTCATGTTAATGATCATGCTAAAGATTTACTGAACATGGATTGTGAGTTGGAGCTTAATTATAAGAATCAGAAAAATTGTATGGGAGATAATATGCCTTGTGATGGATTTATGGTCTCCAACAACTTTAGGCACTCAAATATTCAACATTTCATGTCCGGAGATGAACCACTGGTGGAAAATAGTGCTGTTACGAATGCATATAATGGTTCACTTTCTGATTAccagaaaaataatcttaatcagCTGCAGATAATGGACAACACTTTTCCCTATGAGCGCCAGTTTGAGGACATGCCTCTTGATGATAGGATTTTGATGGAACTCCACAGTATAGGCATATTTCCGGATGCAGTGGTATGTATACTTTAAAATGTATTGTTTATTTTATCTTATCTTGATGACATAGATTGTGGTGCAGCTCTAATTTAATCTTGGCATTTAAGTTCTGTCGCAGTAGTGTGGTGGTGTATTTTGAAATTATTGAAGCAATTAATTGGAAAAGAAATGAATGCTAATAGGTGATAGCACCAAATGAAAAGCACTTGTCCTTGTTCAGAAGGCTATC
Protein-coding sequences here:
- the LOC135606188 gene encoding uncharacterized protein LOC135606188 isoform X2 — protein: MKMSGSMRAESASSSLDGPNFAASYHNGQRGTYSGSGLERSGSFRESLESRILVTGPGTSRNTASSAEIPHLLQYLSLEHFSMSEHKYSRSGELRRVLGVTVEEHSFGSVQSKLLPPIASEDLKRFRASIFESSTRARDRMKSLQESIMKLDKYRNLLSRKRQRTDQLYEKSGNSNPLKMGSQSHQSPSEIASPRLEDRAKNVIPNKRVRSSMAEVRPEGRGTVLLRQGAVIEKDKNVLSDKDKVMLRGCNGGPIPSEEKMCGLPPGGDGWEKNKRKRSVGLNRVIDGDRDIKQPFQQRPNSESRLRPSDGNGFRPGLSSVTTISNKMDSCPENSGANSRGILKNDLDGSSTPNERREHFVGQDNDRMVPKGSNKLNMREDAQVGNQSPLIKGKASRALRTGSGIVMNASSNFLRSSGSTDGWEQAPCINKIQPSNGVNNRKGSTGSINNESSSPSVTQWVGQRPQKISRTRRVNVVSPVSNLDDAQFSHEGFSTPDGGARMTTTDTSGLLISRGRPSSNHQSKLRLDNVLSPAVLSESEESVAVENKLKEKGTDNFELEDGAQAPLKATTSALPSKKTKTTPKEEIGDGVRRQGRSGRGSVQSKSCLPLPREKLENVDSTKPLKNGKHGSERSESRIGRPPSKKLSDRKTCVRTQIMNGGSFELAGESEDDREELLSAANAARSASYHACLSTFWKKMESIFSFVTLEDISFVKHQIHFAKEVDGSLSNRVEVGHDDEVLYDVASSPHISFAREQSSVVGSTNKSFETRYSAAGTQHVNASLGRLETKRWYDKMVPLTQRLLSAFITEDDIKNVENDSQGESVLQLSSDYVHYGTNSHVNDHAKDLLNMDCELELNYKNQKNCMGDNMPCDGFMVSNNFRHSNIQHFMSGDEPLVENSAVTNAYNGSLSDYQKNNLNQLQIMDNTFPYERQFEDMPLDDRILMELHSIGIFPDAVPDLAESEDGEIDKVIAELKMRLYEQVRKKKTQLGKLEKTVEGIKEVEERKLEQLAMNKLVEMAHKRLTGGRGSSSHKNGITKVSKQLALAFAKRTIARCHRFEETGRSCFSEPALRDVILSAPLHNIDAKHSDVSGAINHVESRSGHLGSRVSASSNWLSGVPSVMERHGLGNKIDRGPLDAYQGFPQMGDQLVSKPDRKKKEVLLDDVVTDAATRAISTPSYSLPSSTKWKKTERDRDQHKDALGRSSTAKAGRPSSSGRGERKTRTKPKQKIAQLSTSGNGIGRVTEAANFLSPASQESFDTVNNSVMKIDQEVELQSSSNITHDSSKEVDDTIFTNLPLHAIDSIDELDVAEGLGGQGQDIGSWLNVDEDALQDHDLVGLEIPMDDLSELKLNF
- the LOC135606188 gene encoding uncharacterized protein LOC135606188 isoform X6, which translates into the protein MKMSGSMRAESASSSLDGPNFAASYHNGQRGTYSGSGLERSGSFRESLESRILVTGPGTSRNTASSAEIPHLLQYLSLEHFSMSEHKYSRSGELRRVLGVTVEEHSFGSVQSKLLPPIASEDLKRFRASIFESSTRARDRMKSLQESIMKLDKYRNLLSRKRQRTDQLYEKSGNSNPLKMGSQSHQSPSEIASPRLEDRAKNVIPNKRVRSSMAEVRPEGRGTVLLRQGAVIEKDKNVLSDKDKVMLRGCNGGPIPSEEKMCGLPPGGDGWEKNKRKRSVGLNRVIDGDRDIKQPFQQRPNSESRLRPSDGNGFRPGLSSVTTISNKMDSCPENSGANSRGILKNDLDGSSTPNERREHFVGQDNDRMVPKGSNKLNMREDAQVGNQSPLIKGKASRALRTGSGIVMNASSNFLRSSGSTDGWEQAPCINKIQPSNGVNNRKGSTGSINNESSSPSVTQWVGQRPQKISRTRRVNVVSPVSNLDDAQFSHEGFSTPDGGARMTTTDTSGLLISRGRPSSNHQSKLRLDNVLSPAVLSESEESVAVENKLKEKGTDNFELEDGAQAPLKATTSALPSKKTKTTPKEEIGDGVRRQGRSGRGSVQSKSCLPLPREKLENVDSTKPLKNGKHGSERSESRIGRPPSKKLSDRKTCVRTQIMNGGSFELAGESEDDREELLSAANAARSASYHACLSTFWKKMESIFSFVTLEDISFVKHQIHFAKEVDGSLSNRVEVGHDDEVLYDVASSPHISFAREQSSVVGSTNKSFETRYSAAGTQHVNASLGRLETKRWYDKMVPLTQRLLSAFITEDDIKNVENDSQGESVLQLSSDYVHYGTNSHVNDHAKDLLNMDCELELNYKNQKNCMGDNMPCDGFMVSNNFRHSNIQHFMSGDEPLVENSAVTNAYNGSLSDYQKNNLNQLQIMDNTFPYERQFEDMPLDDRILMELHSIGIFPDAVPDLAESEDGEIDKVIAELKMRLYEQVRKKKTQLGKLEKTVEGIKEVEERKLEQLAMNKLVEMAHKRLTGGRGSSSHKNGITKVSKQLALAFAKRTIARCHRFEETGRSCFSEPALRDVILSAPLHNIDAKHSDVSGAINHVESRSGHLGSRVSGVPSVMERHGLGNKIDRGPLDAYQGFPQMGDQLVSKPDRKKKEVLLDDVVTDAATRAISTPSYSLPSSTKWKKTERDRDQHKDALGRSSTAKAGRPSSSGRGERKTRTKPKQKIAQLSTSGNGIGRVTEAANFLSPASQESFDTVNNSVMKIDQEVELQSSSNITHDSSKEVDDTIFTNLPLHAIDSIDELDVAEGLGGQGQDIGSWLNVDEDALQDHDLVGLEIPMDDLSELKLNF